From a region of the Hemitrygon akajei chromosome 16, sHemAka1.3, whole genome shotgun sequence genome:
- the LOC140740382 gene encoding immunoglobulin lambda-1 light chain-like, protein MIRTLCFSWSLVMWLGSGESQTLTQSPTVSVSPGATAALECNIGTKDGEYVYWYKQTPGTAPQWILYYHHSLSAPTYGSGFSSDRFTSTVNSAGTVYQLNTKNVEMNDAAVYYCGKWFSSLNGFLFGPGTKLFVTDQQLPDPSVKLLGPSAEEISAKGTGTLVCLVSKLSVGFPVVSWTVDGSPTSREVKTSAVSRNTDRTFSLSSYLTVPGTDWSSGKIYSCVVNLGAASTTSATVTQTNC, encoded by the exons ATGATACGGACGTTGTGCTTTTCCTGGTCTCTGGTCATGTGGCTGGGCT CTGGAGAATCCCAGACTCTGACTCAGTCTCCGACCGTGTCGGTGAGTCCAGGAGCTACTGCCGCGCTGGAATGTAACATCGGAACAAAGGATGGGGAATATGTATATTGGTACAAGCAGACACCGGGAACAGCCCCACAATGGATCCTGTACTACCATCACTCGCTCAGCGCCCCGACCTATGGGTCTGGCTTCAGCAGCGACCGTTTCACGTCGACAGTCAACAGCGCCGGCACCGTTTACCAGTTAAACACAAAAAATGTGGAGATGAATGACGCTGCCGTCTATTACTGCGGAAAGTGGTTTTCATCGCTCAATGGCTTCTTGTTCGGCCCAGGGACCAAGCTCTTTGTCACAG atcagcagctccccgaccCTTCAGTGAAACTGCTTGGGCCGTCAGCCGAGGAGATCTCCGCCAAAGGAACAGGCACCTTAGTTTGCCTGGTCAGTAAGCTGTCAGTGGGCTTCCCTGTCGTCAGTTGGACAGTGGACGGGAGTCCGACCAGCCGTGAGGTGAAAACCAGCGCAGTGAGTCGGAACACGGACAGAACTTTCAGTCTCAGCAGCTACCTGACGGTGCCCGGCACAGACTGGAGTAGTGGCAAGATATACTCCTGCGTGGTTAATCTAGGAGCGGCTTCGACAACATCCGCAACAGTCACACAGACCAACTGTTAA